In the Streptomyces coeruleoprunus genome, CCGGCAGAGCGGACGCCGCACCAGCCCTGGCCCAGGGCTCCGGGCGGAGCCGACGGGCGCAGGCCACGGCCTGAGACGGCACGCAGGGGCGGGCGTGCGCCGGATGCGCCCACCGGCCCGCGGGCGGCCAAGGGGGCGGCGCTCTCCGGGCCGGCGGGGCGGCCACCCCGAGCCACGCGCCGTCTCCGGGCCCGCACGCCCGCGCCTGGCCCCGCACGCCCGCACCGGAACCGCTCTCGCCCGCCGCGCGCTCGTCCGGCCCTCGCCCCCAACCACCGCCCGCCCCTCCTCCGCCTGAACCACCATCCCAGCGCGTCCGTGGAGGTGGTTGGCCCCTCCTTTCTGCGCCCGGGGAGAAGGGGCCATCTGACCGCCCGTCCCGCCTCGGTTCACCCATCAGCCGTAGAGGTCTAAACCAATGATCGGGAAACCCTTGTCACCCGGCCATTGGGCTGGTGAGCTATGTGCCGGGACACATCGGACGCCCTGGGAATGGGAGATGTCGTGAGCAACGAGAGCCTGGCCAACCTGTTGAAGGAGGAGCGGCGGTTCGCCCCGCCCGCCGAGCTGGCCGCGAACGCCAACGTGACGGCGGCCGCCTACGAGCAGGCCAAGGCGGACAGGCTCGGCTTCTGGGCCGAGCAGGCGCGCCGGCTCAGCTGGGCCACCGAGCCGACCGAGACGCTCGACTGGTCGAACCCCCCCTTCGCGAAGTGGTTCGCCGACGGCAAGCTCAACGTCGCGTACAACTGCGTGGACCGCCATGTGGAGGCCGGGCTCGGCGACCGGGTCGCGATCCACTTCGAGGGCGAGCCGGGCGACACCCGCGCCCTCACATACGCCCAGCTCAAGGACGAGGTCAGCCGCGCCGCCAACGCGCTGACCGAACTGGGCGTCGGCAAGGGCGACCGGGTCGCGGTCTACATGCCGATGATCCCGGAGGCCGCCGTCGCGATGCTGGCGTGCGCCCGTATCGGCGCGGCCCACTCGGTGGTCTTCGGCGGCTTCTCGGCCGACGCGATCGCCGCCCGGATCGAGGACGCCGACGCCAAGCTGGTCATCACGGCCGACGGCGGCTACCGGCGCGGCAAGCCGTCCGCGCTCAAGCCGGCCGTCGACGAGGCCCTGAGCCGGGTCGACAACGTCGAGCACGTGCTCGTGGTGCGCCGCACCGGCCAGGACGTGGCCTGGACCGAGGGCCGCGACCTCTGGTGGGACGACATCGTCGGCCGCCAGTCGGCCGAGCACACCCCGGAGGCGTTCGACGCCGAGCACCCGCTGTTCATCCTCTACACGTCGGGCACCACGGGTAAGCCGAAGGGCATCCTGCACACCTCGGGCGGCTACCTCACCCAGGCGGCGTACACGCACCACGCGGTCTTCGACCTCAAGCCGGAGAGCGACGTCTACTGGTGCACGGCCGACATCGGCTGGGTCACCGGCCACTCGTACATCGTCTACGGGCCGCTGGCGAACGGCGCGACGCAGGTCATGTACGAGGGCACGCCGGACACCCCGCACCAGGGCCGGTTCTGGGAGATCGTGCAGAAGTACGGCGTCACGATCCTCTACACGGCGCCGACGGCGATCCGCACGTTCATGAAGTGGGGCGACGACATCCCCGCCAAGTTCGACCTGTCCAGCCTGCGGATCCTGGGGTCGGTCGGCGAGCCGATCAACCCCGAGGCGTGGATCTGGTACCGGGAGCACATCGGCGGCGGCCGCTGCCCCATCGTCGACACGTGGTGGCAGACCGAGACCGGCGCGATGATGATCTCGCCGCTGCCGGGCGTCACCGAGACCAAGCCGGGCTCCGCGCAGCGCCCGCTGCCGGGCATCTCGGCCACGGTCGTCGACGACGAGGCCAACGAGGTCCCGAACGGTGGCGGCGGCTACCTCGTCCTGACCGAGCCGTGGCCGTCGATGCTGCGCACCATCTGGGGCGACGACCAGCGGTTCCTCGACACGTACTGGTCCCGTTTCGAGGGCAGGTACTTCGCCGGCGACGGTGCAAAGAAGGACGACGACGGCGACATCTGGCTGCTCGGCCGGGTCGACGACGTGATGCTGGTGTCGGGCCACAACATCTCCACCACCGAGGTGGAGTCCGCGCTGGTCTCGCACCCGAAGGTGGCCGAGGCGGCGGTCGTCGGCGCGGCCGACGAGACGACGGGCCAGGCCATCGTGGCGTTCGTGATCCTGCGCGGCACGGCGGCGGCCGAGGCGGAGGCGGACGGCGACAGCCTCGTCACCGACCTGCGCAACCACGTGGGCGCGACGCTCGGTCCGATCGCCAAGCCGAAGCGGATCCTGCCGGTCGCCGAGCTGCCGAAGACCCGCTCCGGCAAGATCATGCGCCGGCTGCTGCGGGACGTCGCGGAGAACCGGGAGCTGGGTGACGTCACCACCCTCACCGACTCCTCCGTCATGGACCTGATCCAGGCCAAGCTGCCGTCCGCCGCCGGCGAGGACTGACGCACCCGTAAGGGTCGGCACGCCGGCGGCGACCGACGCGTCGGCGAGGACTGACGTACGGGCGGCCCCGCCGGCCGCCCGTACCGCAGTCGACCCGCAGTCGAACCGCAGGCCTACCGCAGGCGGCAGGGCACCCGGCACCGACGAGCCGGGTGCCCTTTTTGCACATAAGGTGAGGTTTACTCGGATTCGCCCCCTAGGTCCTCCGGTAGGGTGTGGGGCGCATCAATAAAGCGACAAGAAGAGCAACAAGAAGTCCAAGGGGCGCCGGGAAGTCTGGTCGGCACGCGATTCGTCATGTCCGCCGACACCTCGGAGGTTCCCGCACCGTGGCCGCGCCCAAGACGTCCCCTTCCACCGAGCGCAGGTTCCTCGGCCGACTCCCGCTCCCCGAGCGCACCTTCGTGGCGGACGCCCTGCGCACCGAGACCCTCGGTGGCGTGCTGCTGCTCGTGGCCGCGATAGCCGCGCTCGTCTGGGCGAACACCCCGGTGCGGGAGAGCTACGACGCCGTACGACACTTCCACATGGGCCCGGCCTCACTCGGCCTCGACCTGTCCGTCCAGCACTGGGCGGCCGACGGCCTCCTCGCGATCTTCTTCTTCGTCGCCGGCATCGAGCTCAAGCGCGAGCTGGTGGCGGGCGAGCTGCGCGACCCCAAGGCCGCCGCGCTGCCGGTGGTCGCCGCCCTGTGCGGCATGGTCGCCCCTGCCCTCGTCTACGTCCTGACCAGCGCCGCCGGCGGTGGCTCGCTCGCCGGATGGGCGGTGCCGACCGCCACCGACATCGCCTTCGCTCTCGCCGTCCTGGCCGTGATCGGCACCTCGCTGCCGGCCGCGCTGCGGGCCTTCCTGCTCACCCTCGCCGTCGTCGACGACCTCTTCGCGATCCTGGTCATCGCTGTGTTCTTCACCAGCGACCTCGACTTCCTCGCGCTCGGCGGCGCCGTGGCCGGCCTGATCCTCTTCTGGGTGCTGCTGCGCGTGGGCGTGCGCGGCTGGTACGTGTACGTGCCGCTCGGCCTGGTCGTCTGGGGCCTGATGTACAACAGCGGCGTCCACGCCACCATCGCGGGCGTCGCCATGGGCCTGATGCTGCGCTGCACCCGCCGCGAAGGCGAGGACGTCTCCCCCGGCGAGCACATCGAGCACCAGGTGCGCCCGCTGTCGGCCGGCCTGGCCGTGCCGCTGTTCGCGCTGTTCTCGGCCGGCGTCTCCGTGTCGGGCAACGCGCTGGCCGACGTCTTCACCCGGCCGGAGACGCTCGGCGTCGTCCTCGGCCTGGTGGTCGGCAAGGCCGTCGGCATCTTCGGCGGCACGTGGCTGACCGCCCGCTTCACGCGCGCCAAGCTCAACGAGGACCTGGCCTGGGCCGACCTGTTCGCGGTCGCCGTCCTGGCCGGCATCGGCTTCACCGTGTCGCTGCTCATCGGCGAGCTGGCCTTCGAGGGGAACGCCGCGCTGACCGACCAGATCAAGGCGGCCGTGCTCATCGGCTCCCTCGCCGCCGCGCTGCTGGCCACCGTCCTGCTGAAGCTGCGGGTCCGCAAGTACCAGGCGCTCGTCGAGGTCGAGGAGCGCGACGAGGACATGAGCGGCATCCCCGACATCTACGAGATCGACGACCCGGAGCACCACCGCCGGCTCGCCGAGATCTACGAGCGCAAGGCGGCCGAACACCGGCGCAGGGCCGAGGAGCACCGGCGCCTCGCCGAGGCGGAGGGCCCGCACGCCGAGGAGCACGTACGCCGGGCAGAGCAGCACGGCCGGGAGGCGGAGGCGCGCGTACGGCAGGCGGCGGACCAGGTACGGCAGGCCGAAGAGGCGGGGGGACCGCGCGGGGACGCCGACGGTCCGGCATGATCTGAGGTCGGACCGCAGAGGTCCGGACCCTGAACGTTCCGACCGTAGAGGTCCGGACCGTGAACGATCGGACCGCAGAGGCCCGAACCGTCAACCTTCGGACCGTGGAGGTCCGGGCGTGAAAGGTTCGGGCCGCAGAGGTTCGGACAATGGGGGGGTCCGGACAATAGGGGTTCGGGCAATAGGGGTTCGGACAGAAGAGGTTCGGACCTCGGAGGTCCGGACCGGGACCCGCAGAAGTCGGACCCAAGAGACGAAGAGATGCAGAGGGAGCGAGACGATGAGCGAGCCCGCCGGCACGACCGGTATCGCCGGTAACGGCGAAGAGCGCACTCTCGGCCAGCTGGTCGCCTCGGCGACCGCCGAGATGTCCGCACTCGTCCACGACGAGATCGCGCTGGCGAAGGCCCAGCTGCGGCAGGACGTCAAGCGCGGGGCGCTCGGCAGCGCCGTCTTCCTGGCCGCCGTCGCCGTCCTGGTGTTCTCGCTCCCGATGCTGAGCTTCGCGCTCGCGTACGGCTTCCACGCCTGGACGGGCTGGAACCTGGCCTGGTGCTTCCTGCTGTCCTTCGCGGTGAACGTGTTCGTCGCGGGCCTGCTGTTCGCCATCGGCGCGGTCTTCATGAAGAAGGCCAAGCAGGGCAAGGGCCCGCAGAAGACGGCGGCGTCCGTGAAGGAGACCGCCGCCGTCCTGCAGAACGTCAGGCCGCACCCCCGCCCCGATGGTGCTCCGGTCCAGGACAAGGCCGTGACTGTGGCACGCTCGTCTGCATGACGGTCCCTGAGAGCAGTACCGGCAGCGCCGGAAGTCCCGTACGGATCGACGGCCCCTGGACGCATCGCGACGTGGCCGCCAACGGGGCGCGCTTCCACATCGCGGAGATGGGCGACGGCCCGCTCGTCCTGCTCCTGCACGGGTTCCCGCAGTTCTGGTGGACGTGGCGGCACCAGCTGCCCGCGCTCGCCGATGCCGGCTTCCGAGCCGTGGCGATGGACCTGCGGGGCGTCGGCGGCAGCGACCGCACGCCGCGCGGTTACGACCCCGCCAACCTCGCGCTCGACATCACCGGCGTCGTACGGTCCCTCGGCGAGCCGGACGCGGCGCTCGTCGGGCACGACCTGGGCGGTTACCTGGCGTGGACGGCCGCCGTGATGCGGCCGAAGCTGGTGCGGCGGCTGGCCGTGTCGTCGATGCCGCATCCGCGCCGGTGGCGCTCCGCGATGCTGTCCGACTTCGCGCAGACCCGGGCCGGTTCGTACGTGTGGGGCTTCCAGCGGCCGTGGCTGCCGGAGCGGCGGCTCGTCGCGGACGACGCGGCGCTCGTCGGCCGGCTGATCCGCGACTGGTCCGGAGCGCGCGTGCCGGACGAGGAGGCGGTCGACGTGTACCGGCGGGCGATGACGATCCCGTCCACGGCGCACTGCTCGATCGAGCCGTACCGGTGGATGGTGCGGTCGATGGCCCGCCCCGACGGCGTCCAGTTCAACCGCCGGATGAAGCGTCCCGTACGGGTGCCGACGCTGCATCTGCACGGCTCGCAGGACCCGGTGATGCGCACGCGGAGCGCGGCGGGCTCCGGCGAGTACGTGGAGGCGCCGTACCGCTGGCGGCTCTTCGACGGCCTGGGGCACTTCCCGCACGAGGAGGACCCGCTGGCCTTCTCGACGGAACTCGTCAACTGGCTGAAGGACCCCGAGCCGGACCGGTAGCACGGCCCTCCCGGGCCTTGGGCGGAACCGACGGAAACGCGCAGGAACGGTTGTCCTACGAACAGCCAAATGCCTGGCGCATAGGCCAATTGGCGCTCCCTCAGGCGGTTACCGACCTTGGGCCCCGGGCACACGTCGGGGTATGGGCTGGACGCACGACTACGTTGACGCCGCACGCAACCGCCGCTCGGCCACCGCGCCGACCCCCGAGACGGGCGCCCCCCGGGGCCAGGGGCCGGACCCGCGCCTCGGCATCCCGCGCATCCTCCGCCGCCGCGCCCGCTGGGTCTCCGCCCGGCTCCGGCACCAGCGGGGCTGACCGGCCCGGCGGGCGACAGTCACCGCGCTTCGCCCCGGTCGGGCCGCCCGCCGTCCTCCTGAAGGACCGACGACGGACCGACGACGGACGGACGAAGGACCCGGCGCGAAGGACCCGGCGACGACCCGCCGCCTCGAACCACCCGCGACGGGCCCCCGTCAGAGCGCGCACCCCTGGCTGTCCACCTGCTGGTTGGCCGCCAGGCCCAGGTCGATGTCCTCCTGGATCTCGTCGACCGTCAGGGCGTAGCCGGTGTTCGCGTCGTCCAGCGAGCGGGCGAAGATGACGCCGTACACCTTGCCCTCAGGGGTGAGGAGCGGGCCGCCGGAGTTGCCCTGACGGACCGTCGTGAACAGCGAGTACACATCGCGGCGCACTTCGCCCCGGTGGTAGATGTCCGGTCCGTTGGCGTTGATGCGTCCGCGGACGCGCGCCGAGCGGACGTCGTACGCGCCGTTCTCCGGGAAGCCCGCGACGATCGCGCCGTCGCCGCTGCGGGCGTCCGTCGTGGTGAACTCCAGCGGCTTCGCCCGCAGATCGGGGACGTCCAGGACCGCGATGTCGCGCTGCCAGTCGTAGAGGACGACCGTCGCGTCGTAGAGCTTGCCCTGACCGCCTATCTGGACGGTCGGCTCGTCGACGCCTCCCACGACGTGCGCGTTCGTCATGACGCGGCGCTCGCCGAAGACGAAGCCGGTGCCCTCCAGCACCTTGCCGCAGCCGCGGGCCGTGCCGACGACCTTGACGATCGACTGCTGGGCGCGGGCGGCGACCGGGCTGTTGACGAGCGCCGGGTCCGGCGGGCGGACCTCGGTGATGGGCTCGTTGGCGAACGGGCTGAAGACCTGCGGGAAGCCGTTCTGCGCGAGGACCGACGAGAAGTCCGTGAACAGGGTGGACGCCTCGTCCGGCATGACGCGCGAGACGCCTTGGAGCACCTTGGAGTTGCGGACTTCCTTGCCGATCGTCGGCAGGGCCGTGCCGGCCAGGGCCGAGCCGATCAGCCAGGCGACGAGGAGCATCGCCACCACGTTCACCAGGGCGCCGCCCGTCGCGTCGAGCGCGCGGGCGGGCGACCAGGTGATGTGGCGGCGCAGTTTGTTGCCCAGGTGCGTGGTGAAGGCCTGCCCCACGGAGGCGAAGATCAGCACGATGGCGATGGCCACGATCGCGGCGGTCGTGGAGACCTCGGCGTCACCCGTGAGCGGCCCCCACACCAGGGGCAGCAGGTACGCCGCGGCGAGACCGCCGCCCAGGAAGCCGATCACCGACAGGATGCCGACGACGAAGCCCTGGCGGTACCCGACGATCGCGAACCACACGGCGGCGACCAGCAGCAAGATGTCCAGCACGTTCACCGTCATTAGCCTCGCAGATTCGTCTCCGGTCGCCCCGTGCGGCCGCGGAGCCCAGCAGTCAGCCTGTCATGCACGCCAGTCGAGCGGGACCTGCTTCCCCCGGTCCCAAGGCTCTTCCCAGCCCGCGTAGTGGAGAATCCGGTCGATCACCCCGGCGGTGAAACCCCACACCAGGGCCGATTCGACCAGAAATGCCGGGCCGCGGTGACCGCTCGGGTGGACGGTGGTGGCGCGGTTGGCCGGATCAGTGAGATCCGCCACGGGCACGGTGAAGACCCGGGCGGTCTCGGCCGGGTCGACGGCTCCGACGGGCGTGGGGGTCCGCCACCATCCCAGTACGGGCGTGACCACGAATCGGCTCACCGGGATGTACAGGCGGGGCAGCACCCCGAAGACCTGGACGCCGGAGGGGTCGAGCCCCGTCTCCTCCTGGGCCTCGCGCAGGGCGGCCCGCACTGGCCCGGGTCCGGCCGGGTCGCCGTCCTCGGGGTCGAGGGCGCCGCCGGGGAAGGAGGGCTGGCCGGCATGCGAGCGGAGAGTGCCGGCACGCTCCATGAGCAGCAGCTCGGGCCCGCGCCGGCCTTCGCCGAAGAGAATGAGCACGGCGGCCTGCCGGCCTCCGTCGGCGGGCGGCAGTATCCGGCTCAGCTGCTCGGGCTCGATGGTGCGCGACGAGCGCGCGACGGGCTCCAGCCACTCGGGCAGGCCCTCGTCGCTGACGACCACGGCCGCGGGCTCGGCGGCGGCTCCCGCGGCCACAGGCGTGTGCGTGCGGGCCGCAGGCTCGGGCCTGTGGGTCGAAGGCGTAGGCGTGTGGGTCTCTTCTCTCGCGCGCGTCATAGGCACCCCCGGTCCTCACAACGCATTCCGGCCACCAGTTCGTTCCACGACCCCCGGACCACGGCCCGCGACCGCCCGGCCACAGGCCACGACCGACCGGCCACAGGCCAGGACCGCAGCCCGACCACGGACCCCGACCGCCCGGCCACGGACCCCGCCCACCCCGCCACAGGCCACGACCGCCGAACCACGGACCCCGCCCGCCCGACCGCGGGCCACGACCGCCCGGCCACCGGGCCGGTCACTCGGCGCTGCCGCCGTTGGCGGGGCCGGTGACCAGTGGGGGTGCCGGGCGGCCCGGGTAGTCCGGGGGCGGGGCCAGGCGCTGGCCCGGATAGCCGCCCATCTCGTACTTCAGCAGCTTCCTCGCCTTCTCCGGGTCCGTCTCGCCCTCGCCGTACGCCGGGCAGAGCGCGGCGATCGGGCAGGCGCCGCAGGCGGGCTTCCGGGCGTGGCAGATACGGCGCCCGTGGAAGATCACGCGGTGCGAGAGCATCGTCCACTCGGACTTGGGGAAGATCGCGGCGATCTCCGCCTCCACCTTCTCCGGGTCCTCCTGCTCGGTCCACTTCCAGCGCCTGACCAGACGCCCGAAGTGCGTGTCGACGGTGAGCCCGGGGACCCCGAAGGCATTGCCCAGCACCACGTTCGCCGTCTTGCGGCCGACGCCCGGCAGCGTGACCAGGTCCTCCAGGCGGCCCGGCACCTCGCCGCCGAAGGCGTCCCGCAGGGCGACGGAGAGGCCGATCAGGGACTTGGCCTTGGCCCGGAAGAACCCGGTGGGCCGGATGATCTCCTCCAGCTCCTCCGGCACCGCGGCCGCCATGTCCTCCGGCGTCGGGTACTTCGCGAAGAGCGCCGGCGTGGTCTGGTTGACCCGCAGGTCGGTCGTCTGGGCGGACAGCACGGTCGCGACCAGCAGCTCGAAGGGGTTGCGGAAGTCCAGCTCCGGATGGGCGTACGGATAGACCTCGGCCAGCTCGCGGTTGATCCGCCGAGCGCGGCGGACCATCGCGAGGCGCGATTCCGCCTTCACTGACCGCTTTGCACCTTTTGGTGCGCTTTTGGCGGATTTCTTCGTTGCACGCGACGCTTGTTCGCCCACAGCGGAATTCTGTTCCCCGGACACTCTCCCGGCCCCCTCGGCCTGCGCTCTCACCGGCGAATTGGACACCCGGCCAGCCTAAGCGCCACCACCGACATCCGCCCTGGGCAAGGGCAATGAGGCCCCGATCGGGCCCCTGCCGTACGGACACGCGTACCAGTGCGTCAAACTTGTTGTGATTGATCGCACGATGATTAACCTGCGGAAGCCGGGCCGCCGGGGAACCATTCCACGGGCGGCACCCCTCGGAAGAGCGCCGCACCGTCCGGCATCATGGGGACCAACGTCCCTGAGCAGGTCGACATAGGAGAGAACTCGTGGACGACGTTCTGCGGCGCGCCCCGCTCTTCGCGGCGCTCGATGACGAGCAGGCCGCGGAGCTCCGCGCCTCGATGAGTGAAGTGACGCTCGCCCGCGGCGACGCGCTCTTCCACGAGGGCGACCCGGGTGACCGGCTGTACGTGGTCACGGAAGGCAAGGTCAAGCTCCACCGCACCTCCCCCGACGGCCGCGAGAACATGCTCGCCGTCCTCGGCCCCGGCGAGCTGATCGGTGAGCTGTCCCTGTTCGACCCGGGCCCGCGGACGGCGACCGCGACCGCGCTGACCGAGGTGAAGCTCCTCGGCCTCGGCCACAACGACCTCCAGCCCTGGCTGAACGCCCGCCCCGAGGTGGCGTCGGCGCTGCTGCGGGCCGTCGCACGTCGCCTGCGCAAGACCAACGACCAGATGTCCGACCTGGTCTTCTCCGACGTGCCGGGCCGGGTCGCCCGGGCGCTCCTCGACCTGTCGCGCCGTTTCGGCGTGCAGTCGGAGGAGGGCATCCACGTGGTGCACGACCTGACCCAGGAGGAGCTGGCCCAGCTCGTCGGCGCCTCCCGCGAGACCGTCAACAAGGCGCTCGCCGACTTCGCGGGCCGCGGCTGGCTGCGCCTGGAGGCGCGCGCCGTGATCCTGCTCGACGTGGAGCGCCTGGCGAAGCGCTCGCGCTGACGCGCCTGTAGGGCACAACGCCGGCAGGGCGCGAGCCCGAGGGCCGAGAACCGAAGGGCCGCCCCGGGGAGCCGATGCTCCCCGGGGCGGCCCTTTTCCGTGCGGCGCGTCAGTTCTTCTTGCCGTCGACGATCACCGGGGTACCGCTGCCGTTGCCGCAGGGCACGGCGTACACCGGGTTCTTCGCCGCGGCCTCCTTGTACGCCTCGATGCACTGGTTCGCCAGGACCTTGTCCGTGAGCGAGTCGTTGAGGATCTTGTTGGCCTTGGCGATGCCCTCCGCCTCGATCCGGCGGCGCTCGGCCTCCGCCTTGGCCGTCCGCGCGGCCTCCTGGGCCCGCTCGGTGGCCTGCTGCTGCTGGATCTTGCGGTCGATCTGGTCCTGGAGCTGGTCGGACGGCTTGACGTTCCGCAGGTTCACGGTGGTCACGTCGATGCCCCGCGGTGCCAGGCGCTCCTTGATGAGGTCGCCGATCTCCGCGTTGATCTTCTCGCGGGCGGAGGAGTAGCCCTCCTCGCTCGTGTGGCGCGCGAAGACGTTACGGACGATCTCCCGGCTGTCCGGGAAGACCAGCCGCTGCTGGATGGCGTCCTCGCTGCCCGCGAGCCGGTACAGCTCGACCGCCTTGGACGGTGCGACCGCCCACTTGACCGTCACCTCGACGTACATGACACCGCCCTGCGAGGAGCGGACCTCGACCACGTCCTTGTCGGAGAGGTTCAGGTCGACCGGGCGGGTCGAGAAGGTGGTGACCGTGGTGAAGGGCGAGATGACGTTCACGCCGGGCGTCATCGGCGTACCCACCTTGCCGAAGGTCACCGGCACCCCGACCTCGTACGCGCTGACCACGTGCACGGAGCTGGCCACGCCCGCGAACAGGGCCGCGATCAGCGCACCCACCGCACCGAGCCGGAGGCCCGTGCGGTCGCCGGCGCGGGCGACGAAGTAGAGCACCACCGCCACGATGAGCAGCAGGATGGACAGGACAAACACGACGGAATCCCCCCGTTCAAGCGACAACCACAGATGTCGGCATGTGATGTAAAGGGAGCGTAAAGCATCGGCGTGGTGTGTTGTCCCGCGCATGGCGATTGCGGATCCATACCGGTTCTGTACGGATCCTGCTCCGACTCGCGTCCGGGTCTACCGGACCTCCGGACTCGCCTTCCCGTCAGATCAGGCCGTGCTCCGACAGGTACTCCAGCTGCGCCCGCACCGACAGCTCGGCCGCGGGCCACAGGGACCTGTCGACGTCCGCATACACGTGGGCGACGACCTCGGCCGCCGTCGTGTAGCCGGTCTCGACGGCCGTCTCGACCTGGGCGAGCCGGTGGGCGCGGTGCGCCAGGTAGAACTCGACCGCCCCCTGCGCGTCCTCCAGCACCGGCCCGTGGCCCGGCAGCACCGTGTGCACCCCGTCGTCGACCGTCAGCGAGCGCAGCCGCCGCAGCGAGTCCAGGTAGTCGCCGAGCCGCCCGTCGGGGTGGGCGACCATCGTCGTACCGCGCCCGAGGATCGTGTCGCCCGTCAGGACGGCCTGGTCGGCGGGCAGGTGGAAGCAGAGCGAGTCCCCGGTGTGGCCGGGCGTCGGGACGACGCGCAGCTCCAGGCCACCGACCTCGACGACCTGTCCGGCGGACAGGCCCTCGCCGCCGAGCCGCAGCGCCGGGTCCAGGGCGCGGACCGGGGTCCCGGTCAGCTCGGCGAACCGCCCGGCGCCCTCGGCGTGGTCGGCGTGGCCGTGCGTGAGCAGCGTCAGGGCCACGCGCTTGCCGAGGCGCTCGGCCGTGTCCCGCACGCGCAGCAGGTGGCCCTCGTCGAGGGGGCCCGGGTCGACGACGACCGCGAGGTCCGAGTCCGGCTCGGAGAGGATCCAGGTGTTGGTGCCGTCCAGGGTCATGGCGGAGGCGTTGGGCGCGAGGACGTTCACGGCGCGCCGGGTCGCGGGCCCGGAGACCACGGCTCCGCGCGGCTGACCGGGGAGGGCGGCGGCGTCGGTCATACGGCGGCTCCTCCGGTGGTCGGCCGCGTGGCCTCGCTCGGGATGTGCTTGGTGAACTCGTCGTGGCCCGGCCAGCTCAGGACCACCTCGTCACCCTCCAGTCTGGCCTGCGCCAGGACCGGGGCCAGGTCGCGGGTCCCGGCCGCCGCGAGGGCGTCGAGCGGCGTCCCGTACGGCGTGAGGGCCCGCAGCGTGGCGATGGTCGGCGGCATCATCAGCAGCTCGCCCCGGTCATAGCCGGCGGCGGCGTCCGCCGGGCGGATCCACACGGTCCGGTCGGCCTCCGTCGAGGCGTTCCTGGTGCGCTGGCCGGCCGGGAGGGCGGCCACGAAGAACCAGGTGTCGTAGCGGCGCGGTTCGAACTCGGGGGTGACCCAGCGGGCCCAGGCGCCCAGCAGATCGGAGCGGAGTACGAGCTTCCGTCGGTCCAGGAACTCCGCGAACGACAGCTCGCGGGCCACCAGGGCGGCCCGGTCGGCCTCCCAGTCGTCGCCCGTGGTGTCCCCGGCGACCGAGTCCGGGGTGGGCCCGGCCAGCAGGACGCCGGCCTCCTCGTACGTCTCGCGGACGGCCGCACACACGACGGCCTGCGCCTCGGCGGGCGTACCGACCCCCAGACGCGCCGCCCAGTCGGCCGGCGAGGGGCCCGCCCAGCGCACCGGCTGCTCGTCGCGCGGGTCGACGGCCCCACCGGGGTAGGCGTACGCGCCACCGGCGAACGCCATGGACGTACGGCGCCGCAGCATGTGCACCTCCGGCCCGCGCGCGCCGTCCCGCAGCAGCAGCACGGTCGCGGCCCTCCTGGGCACCACGGCCGTCAGCTCCCCGGCCGCCAGCGCACGAATGAGACCGGGCCACTCCGGCGGATACCACTGACCATTGGACATGGCCGGAGCCTATGCGCATCCGCGGAGATGTTCGAGACCATGCCCCGTGTACTGGGGCCCCCGGGGCCCTGCGAGGCGGGACGCGGGCGCGGGGCGGCGGCGCTTTGCCCGGGGCGGAGGGCGGCGCCTTGGCCGGGGGCGGAGGCGGCGGGGCGCCGCCCCGGGCTCAGGGTGGTCGAAGCCGCCGTCAGGCTTGGCGCCGGCCGCGCACCAGGGGCCC is a window encoding:
- a CDS encoding NUDIX hydrolase, whose translation is MTRAREETHTPTPSTHRPEPAARTHTPVAAGAAAEPAAVVVSDEGLPEWLEPVARSSRTIEPEQLSRILPPADGGRQAAVLILFGEGRRGPELLLMERAGTLRSHAGQPSFPGGALDPEDGDPAGPGPVRAALREAQEETGLDPSGVQVFGVLPRLYIPVSRFVVTPVLGWWRTPTPVGAVDPAETARVFTVPVADLTDPANRATTVHPSGHRGPAFLVESALVWGFTAGVIDRILHYAGWEEPWDRGKQVPLDWRA
- the nth gene encoding endonuclease III, which codes for MGEQASRATKKSAKSAPKGAKRSVKAESRLAMVRRARRINRELAEVYPYAHPELDFRNPFELLVATVLSAQTTDLRVNQTTPALFAKYPTPEDMAAAVPEELEEIIRPTGFFRAKAKSLIGLSVALRDAFGGEVPGRLEDLVTLPGVGRKTANVVLGNAFGVPGLTVDTHFGRLVRRWKWTEQEDPEKVEAEIAAIFPKSEWTMLSHRVIFHGRRICHARKPACGACPIAALCPAYGEGETDPEKARKLLKYEMGGYPGQRLAPPPDYPGRPAPPLVTGPANGGSAE
- a CDS encoding Crp/Fnr family transcriptional regulator, with the protein product MDDVLRRAPLFAALDDEQAAELRASMSEVTLARGDALFHEGDPGDRLYVVTEGKVKLHRTSPDGRENMLAVLGPGELIGELSLFDPGPRTATATALTEVKLLGLGHNDLQPWLNARPEVASALLRAVARRLRKTNDQMSDLVFSDVPGRVARALLDLSRRFGVQSEEGIHVVHDLTQEELAQLVGASRETVNKALADFAGRGWLRLEARAVILLDVERLAKRSR
- a CDS encoding prohibitin family protein — translated: MFVLSILLLIVAVVLYFVARAGDRTGLRLGAVGALIAALFAGVASSVHVVSAYEVGVPVTFGKVGTPMTPGVNVISPFTTVTTFSTRPVDLNLSDKDVVEVRSSQGGVMYVEVTVKWAVAPSKAVELYRLAGSEDAIQQRLVFPDSREIVRNVFARHTSEEGYSSAREKINAEIGDLIKERLAPRGIDVTTVNLRNVKPSDQLQDQIDRKIQQQQATERAQEAARTAKAEAERRRIEAEGIAKANKILNDSLTDKVLANQCIEAYKEAAAKNPVYAVPCGNGSGTPVIVDGKKN
- a CDS encoding MBL fold metallo-hydrolase translates to MTDAAALPGQPRGAVVSGPATRRAVNVLAPNASAMTLDGTNTWILSEPDSDLAVVVDPGPLDEGHLLRVRDTAERLGKRVALTLLTHGHADHAEGAGRFAELTGTPVRALDPALRLGGEGLSAGQVVEVGGLELRVVPTPGHTGDSLCFHLPADQAVLTGDTILGRGTTMVAHPDGRLGDYLDSLRRLRSLTVDDGVHTVLPGHGPVLEDAQGAVEFYLAHRAHRLAQVETAVETGYTTAAEVVAHVYADVDRSLWPAAELSVRAQLEYLSEHGLI
- a CDS encoding NUDIX hydrolase — translated: MSNGQWYPPEWPGLIRALAAGELTAVVPRRAATVLLLRDGARGPEVHMLRRRTSMAFAGGAYAYPGGAVDPRDEQPVRWAGPSPADWAARLGVGTPAEAQAVVCAAVRETYEEAGVLLAGPTPDSVAGDTTGDDWEADRAALVARELSFAEFLDRRKLVLRSDLLGAWARWVTPEFEPRRYDTWFFVAALPAGQRTRNASTEADRTVWIRPADAAAGYDRGELLMMPPTIATLRALTPYGTPLDALAAAGTRDLAPVLAQARLEGDEVVLSWPGHDEFTKHIPSEATRPTTGGAAV